The Enterococcus rotai genome includes a window with the following:
- the dapB gene encoding 4-hydroxy-tetrahydrodipicolinate reductase — translation MIKILVAGFKGKMGATATKMVLEHVGFELVGVLDPFEEKDNLSELVEYPNSNVPIFKTKEEVLSVQPDVWIDFTIPKVAYENTRFAIEHKIAPVVGTTGLTEAQLAELTDLSDRLKVGGLIAPNFAVGAVLMMQFAQKAAEYFPDVEIIELHHDNKLDAPSGTAIKTAEMMSEVRSKKTQGHPEEKELIAGARGANFEGMKIHSVRLPGMIAHQQVQFGGVGEGLTIRHDSYDRSSFMTGVALGCEKVVHLDKLVYGLENLL, via the coding sequence ATGATTAAAATTTTAGTCGCAGGATTTAAAGGGAAAATGGGGGCTACTGCAACCAAGATGGTTTTAGAGCACGTCGGATTTGAATTGGTTGGTGTGCTGGATCCATTTGAAGAAAAAGATAATCTCAGTGAATTAGTTGAATATCCAAATAGTAATGTCCCGATTTTTAAAACAAAAGAAGAGGTTCTTTCTGTTCAGCCAGATGTTTGGATCGATTTCACGATTCCAAAAGTTGCTTATGAAAACACTCGATTTGCAATAGAGCATAAAATCGCGCCGGTTGTAGGAACGACTGGTTTAACGGAAGCGCAATTAGCAGAATTGACTGATTTATCAGATCGCTTGAAAGTTGGCGGCTTGATTGCGCCGAATTTTGCTGTGGGTGCTGTCTTGATGATGCAATTTGCTCAAAAAGCTGCTGAATATTTTCCAGATGTTGAAATCATCGAGTTGCATCATGATAATAAGTTAGATGCACCGAGCGGAACGGCAATCAAAACGGCCGAAATGATGAGTGAAGTGCGCTCGAAAAAAACACAAGGCCATCCAGAAGAAAAAGAGTTGATCGCTGGTGCACGCGGTGCTAATTTTGAAGGGATGAAAATCCATAGCGTTCGCTTACCAGGCATGATAGCCCATCAACAAGTACAATTTGGTGGTGTTGGAGAAGGATTAACGATCAGACATGATTCCTATGACCGTAGTTCGTTTATGACAGGCGTTGCTTTGGGCTGTGAAAAGGTGGTTCACTTAGATAAATTAGTCTATGGACTGGAAAACTTATTATGA
- a CDS encoding thioesterase family protein, with product MKEFSKKFVVGSNDTAKEIGSGDLEVLATPVMITMVENTAKEYLHKQLAPEETSVGTLIEARHLRPSIVGAQMTVKVKVASQEKTKINFSFEVFDNEQVVATGIHQRAVILTDVFLEKLAHPK from the coding sequence GTGAAAGAGTTTTCGAAAAAGTTTGTTGTTGGTTCAAACGATACTGCAAAAGAGATTGGATCTGGTGATTTAGAGGTTTTAGCTACCCCAGTGATGATTACAATGGTGGAAAATACGGCAAAAGAGTATTTGCATAAGCAATTAGCCCCAGAAGAAACCAGTGTTGGTACATTGATTGAAGCGAGACATTTGCGCCCTTCTATAGTTGGAGCCCAAATGACCGTCAAAGTTAAGGTCGCTTCACAGGAAAAAACAAAAATCAATTTTTCTTTCGAGGTATTTGACAATGAACAAGTCGTAGCCACAGGGATTCATCAAAGAGCTGTTATCTTAACAGATGTTTTTTTAGAAAAATTAGCTCATCCTAAGTAA
- a CDS encoding NAD(P)H-quinone oxidoreductase has translation MKAMELSCKENQAVLTLNKEAVIPVREKGQLLIKVAAAAVNRTDLVAKETGNLPKGNAILGVEVSGIVVESDTDLFPCGSRVMGLVNGGGYAEYVVMNVGNAMPLSDQLTFEEGAAIPEVFLTAYQTLFWLGNLTTAQTVLIHAGASGVGTAAIQLAKQLSSAKIAVTASSAEKLALCRKLGADSLINYREEAFSQKIIEETGGRGADLILDFIGASYWEQNLASIAVDGYLILIGILGGAIVKDVNLMTLLQKRITVKGTLLTPRSDAYKAKLTKEFVARTNKLFAAGRLKPIIDSVFQLENVENAHRYMESNKNKGKIILTVN, from the coding sequence ATGAAAGCAATGGAACTATCTTGTAAAGAAAACCAAGCTGTTTTAACCTTAAATAAAGAAGCTGTGATACCAGTTAGAGAAAAAGGTCAGCTTTTGATCAAAGTTGCGGCAGCTGCTGTCAACCGGACAGATCTAGTCGCTAAAGAAACTGGAAATTTACCTAAAGGCAACGCTATTTTAGGTGTAGAAGTTTCTGGAATAGTAGTAGAGAGCGATACAGACCTTTTTCCATGTGGCAGTCGTGTGATGGGACTTGTCAATGGTGGTGGTTATGCGGAGTATGTCGTGATGAATGTGGGAAATGCCATGCCATTATCAGATCAGTTAACCTTTGAAGAAGGAGCGGCCATTCCGGAAGTTTTTCTTACAGCTTATCAAACACTATTTTGGCTTGGGAATTTGACTACTGCTCAAACCGTATTGATTCATGCCGGCGCTAGTGGCGTAGGGACAGCTGCGATTCAGTTAGCTAAACAATTAAGCTCCGCTAAAATAGCTGTCACGGCAAGTTCCGCAGAAAAACTCGCGTTATGTCGGAAACTGGGAGCAGATAGTTTAATTAACTATCGAGAAGAAGCGTTTAGTCAAAAAATCATAGAAGAGACAGGTGGTCGTGGTGCTGATTTGATTTTAGACTTTATCGGAGCTTCTTATTGGGAGCAAAATCTAGCCAGCATCGCTGTTGATGGGTACTTGATTCTAATTGGCATTTTAGGTGGGGCAATTGTTAAAGACGTGAATCTGATGACGTTATTACAGAAAAGAATCACAGTCAAAGGCACGTTACTTACTCCTAGAAGTGATGCTTATAAGGCTAAACTAACAAAAGAGTTTGTAGCAAGGACAAATAAGTTATTTGCGGCAGGCAGGCTAAAGCCAATCATTGATTCTGTATTTCAACTTGAAAATGTGGAAAATGCACATCGCTATATGGAAAGTAATAAGAATAAAGGGAAGATCATTTTAACTGTTAATTGA
- a CDS encoding nucleotide pyrophosphohydrolase, translated as MKDENQSLHSMQEEVDNYIQQFKTGYFSPLSQMARLTEEVGELAREINHYYGEKPKKIDEKPKTVSEELGDVLFVTMIMANSLDIDLTEAFQKNMEKFNQRDKYRFERKDGQTND; from the coding sequence ATGAAAGACGAAAATCAATCTCTGCATTCCATGCAAGAAGAAGTGGATAACTATATCCAACAATTTAAAACGGGTTATTTTTCTCCATTAAGCCAGATGGCACGATTAACAGAAGAAGTCGGGGAATTAGCTAGAGAGATCAATCATTATTATGGCGAAAAACCCAAGAAAATAGATGAAAAACCAAAAACGGTTTCAGAAGAGTTAGGAGATGTCTTGTTTGTCACGATGATCATGGCAAATTCTCTAGATATAGATTTAACAGAAGCATTTCAAAAAAATATGGAAAAATTCAATCAACGGGATAAATATCGTTTTGAGCGAAAGGACGGGCAAACAAATGATTAA
- a CDS encoding CCA tRNA nucleotidyltransferase yields the protein MKLEIIPDEFTKAAGVLQEIQAHGFEAYFVGGSVRDALLDQPIHDVDIATSAYPEEIKQIFHRTIDVGIDHGTVLVLIGEEQYEITTFRTESTYQDFRRPDTVTFVRSLKEDLKRRDFTINALAMDVNGEIIDLFDGMDDLEKKIIRAVGNPKERFHEDALRMMRGLRFASQLDFTIETNTLSAIEEFHPLLGKISVERIAVEFIKLLLGKNRRAALLPFIETECYQYCPGLKKSGEALLNFSELPNKQIESESQAWTLLIQTMGLKENDIRGFLKAWKQSNQMIHEVQSLIYGLNQRLIGDWKRMDLFNLGLDAVLSIEKLLFYFGQKSTLEEAKEGYLDLPIHDRKQLALTGNDLLAYFDKNPGKWLGDMLNMLEIAVVNGQITNNKEALIAYAKDRIDKE from the coding sequence ATGAAATTAGAAATAATACCTGATGAATTTACCAAAGCAGCTGGAGTGCTACAAGAAATTCAAGCACATGGATTTGAAGCATATTTTGTTGGAGGCAGTGTTCGTGATGCTTTGTTGGATCAACCAATCCATGATGTGGATATAGCAACTAGCGCTTATCCGGAAGAAATCAAACAGATTTTTCATCGAACCATTGACGTAGGAATCGATCATGGGACTGTGCTTGTCTTAATCGGTGAAGAACAATATGAAATCACAACTTTTAGAACAGAATCAACCTATCAAGATTTTAGACGTCCCGACACAGTGACGTTTGTCCGTTCATTAAAAGAAGACTTAAAGCGCAGAGATTTTACAATCAATGCATTGGCGATGGATGTGAATGGTGAAATCATTGATCTATTTGATGGTATGGACGATTTAGAAAAAAAAATTATTCGAGCCGTAGGAAATCCTAAAGAGCGATTTCATGAAGATGCTTTACGTATGATGCGAGGCTTGCGTTTTGCTAGTCAGTTAGATTTTACGATTGAAACTAATACATTGTCAGCAATAGAAGAATTTCATCCGTTATTAGGTAAAATTTCTGTAGAGCGGATTGCGGTGGAATTTATCAAACTATTGTTAGGAAAAAATCGACGTGCCGCTTTATTACCGTTTATTGAGACTGAATGTTATCAGTATTGTCCAGGTTTAAAAAAATCAGGGGAAGCATTACTGAACTTTTCAGAGCTTCCAAATAAACAGATCGAAAGTGAAAGCCAAGCGTGGACCTTATTGATTCAAACGATGGGCTTAAAAGAAAATGATATTCGCGGCTTTCTAAAAGCTTGGAAGCAGTCTAATCAAATGATTCATGAAGTACAATCATTGATTTATGGGTTGAATCAGCGTCTCATTGGAGACTGGAAACGAATGGATTTGTTTAACTTGGGATTGGATGCGGTTTTGTCTATAGAAAAACTATTGTTTTATTTTGGTCAAAAGAGTACACTTGAAGAAGCGAAAGAAGGTTATTTAGATTTGCCGATTCATGATAGGAAGCAGCTAGCTCTAACTGGTAATGATTTATTGGCTTATTTTGATAAAAATCCTGGAAAATGGCTAGGAGATATGCTTAATATGCTTGAAATCGCTGTTGTGAACGGTCAAATAACCAATAATAAAGAAGCACTAATTGCATACGCAAAGGATAGGATTGATAAGGAGTGA